In the Ochrobactrum sp. Marseille-Q0166 genome, one interval contains:
- a CDS encoding TetR family transcriptional regulator C-terminal domain-containing protein has translation MTIDDWNDDSGLTGRDKVLGRRRRIQDAIRTAAIDEFAEKGLVGASTQGIAQRAGLTKPQLHYYISSKEELYEDILIFILDEWEEIFLGVSAETDPATVIRQYIRAKLEYSQKNPKASRLFTTEIANGAPFLSRHWKKHVSATHNAVKLIQSWVDDGRIKPVDPLLFQMHIWAVTQHYADFEAQVRSMMSLTKDEPLDLDRIEKEVSTLFLRACGLE, from the coding sequence ATGACAATAGATGACTGGAATGACGATAGTGGCCTGACCGGACGAGATAAGGTTCTCGGCCGCAGGCGTCGCATTCAGGATGCTATACGCACAGCCGCTATCGATGAATTTGCGGAAAAAGGACTGGTGGGAGCGTCAACGCAAGGGATTGCCCAGCGCGCCGGCCTCACCAAGCCGCAACTCCATTATTATATCTCCAGCAAGGAAGAGCTCTACGAAGATATTCTCATCTTCATTCTAGATGAATGGGAAGAAATTTTTCTAGGTGTCAGCGCGGAAACAGATCCGGCAACAGTTATCAGACAATATATTCGCGCCAAGCTCGAATACAGCCAGAAAAACCCCAAAGCCTCGAGACTTTTCACAACTGAGATCGCCAATGGCGCGCCTTTCCTGAGCCGTCACTGGAAGAAACACGTTTCTGCAACGCATAATGCTGTCAAGCTTATTCAGTCATGGGTCGATGATGGCCGTATAAAGCCTGTCGATCCTCTGCTGTTCCAGATGCACATTTGGGCTGTCACCCAGCACTATGCTGACTTTGAAGCGCAGGTCCGCAGTATGATGTCACTCACCAAAGACGAACCGCTGGACCTCGACCGCATAGAAAAGGAAGTCTCGACACTGTTCTTGCGCGCGTGCGGATTGGAGTAA
- a CDS encoding ABC transporter substrate-binding protein: MKKALVAAFAALSLGFSAQMAYALDKVTLGTNWLAQAGHGGFYQAVADGTYEKYGLDVKIEMGGPQVNNRPMLAAGRLDFLLTGNLLLSFNNVANGVPTAVVAAFYQKDPQALMAHEGEYKDFKDLANAETILISKDGQFSFWPWLVKEFGFKDEQLRPYGYSLAQFLGDKKTVQQAYATAEPIYAEKEGAKITTFLLADQGFNTYANTIETRQQLIEENPDLVQRFVTASIEGWNNFLYGDNSKAYELILKDNADMSKETLDAELARLKDLQLIDGGDTLEKGIGAIDMNRVKGFYELARKSGIVSGEELDMTKVATDAFVNKGAGLDIKKQLGQ, translated from the coding sequence ATGAAAAAGGCACTCGTCGCAGCATTTGCTGCACTTTCCTTGGGCTTTTCCGCACAGATGGCCTATGCACTCGATAAGGTGACGCTCGGCACCAACTGGCTGGCGCAGGCTGGGCACGGCGGCTTCTATCAGGCAGTTGCCGATGGCACATATGAAAAATACGGCCTCGACGTGAAGATCGAAATGGGCGGACCACAGGTCAACAATCGCCCGATGCTGGCCGCCGGTCGTCTCGACTTTCTGCTAACCGGTAATCTGCTTTTATCGTTCAACAACGTTGCCAACGGCGTTCCAACAGCGGTTGTCGCGGCTTTTTATCAAAAAGACCCGCAGGCACTGATGGCGCATGAAGGCGAGTACAAGGATTTTAAAGACCTGGCAAATGCCGAAACGATCCTGATCTCGAAGGATGGCCAGTTCTCTTTCTGGCCATGGCTGGTCAAGGAATTTGGCTTCAAGGACGAGCAACTCCGGCCTTATGGCTACAGCCTTGCGCAGTTCCTTGGCGACAAGAAAACCGTACAGCAGGCCTATGCCACAGCGGAGCCGATCTATGCTGAAAAGGAAGGCGCGAAAATCACAACTTTCCTGCTCGCCGATCAGGGCTTCAACACCTATGCCAATACGATTGAAACCCGCCAGCAGCTGATCGAAGAAAACCCGGATCTTGTACAACGCTTTGTGACAGCTTCGATTGAAGGTTGGAACAACTTCCTCTATGGCGACAACAGCAAAGCCTACGAGCTGATCCTCAAGGACAACGCAGATATGAGCAAGGAAACACTGGATGCAGAGCTTGCTCGTCTCAAGGACTTGCAGCTTATCGATGGCGGCGACACTTTGGAAAAGGGCATCGGCGCCATCGATATGAACCGCGTCAAAGGCTTTTACGAATTGGCTCGCAAGTCCGGCATCGTCAGCGGTGAAGAACTGGACATGACCAAGGTTGCGACCGACGCCTTCGTAAACAAGGGCGCAGGCCTCGACATCAAGAAGCAACTGGGCCAATAA
- a CDS encoding ABC transporter ATP-binding protein — MSVAPNSQTPSSLININSVYKQYGTGVIAVSDMSLKIEQGQFVSFLGPSGCGKSTALRMIAGLESISAGDIHVNGHAPGKGPIGAQDIGFVFQEPTLMPWASVFDNVYLPLRLSGMSRKQATPRVEEVLTQVGLSRFASAYPRELSGGMKMRVSIARALVTRPRLLLMDEPFAALDEMTRFKLNNDVLRLWQEHGLTVIFVTHSVYESVYLSNRVIVMAARPGRVVADIAIEGSYPRAENFRTTEDYAKDCARVSDALTATLSSQDIDH; from the coding sequence ATGAGCGTGGCCCCCAACTCGCAGACTCCATCTTCCCTCATCAATATCAACAGCGTCTATAAGCAATATGGCACGGGCGTTATTGCGGTCAGCGACATGTCGCTCAAGATCGAACAAGGTCAATTCGTAAGCTTTCTCGGTCCATCGGGCTGCGGCAAGAGTACAGCACTTCGCATGATTGCAGGCCTTGAATCCATTTCGGCAGGCGACATTCACGTCAATGGCCATGCACCGGGCAAAGGCCCCATAGGTGCTCAGGATATCGGCTTTGTGTTTCAAGAACCAACGCTCATGCCGTGGGCCAGCGTTTTCGACAATGTTTATTTGCCGCTCCGTCTTTCCGGCATGTCACGCAAGCAAGCTACACCGCGCGTCGAAGAAGTGCTCACTCAGGTAGGGCTGTCCCGCTTTGCCAGCGCATATCCCCGTGAACTCTCCGGTGGCATGAAGATGCGCGTTTCTATTGCCCGCGCACTGGTCACGCGTCCGCGCCTTCTGCTGATGGATGAGCCTTTTGCGGCGCTCGATGAAATGACGCGATTCAAGCTCAACAATGATGTTTTACGTCTCTGGCAGGAGCACGGCCTCACTGTCATCTTCGTTACGCACAGCGTTTATGAATCTGTCTATCTCTCAAACCGCGTCATCGTTATGGCCGCACGCCCCGGACGCGTGGTTGCGGATATCGCTATTGAAGGCAGCTATCCACGCGCTGAAAACTTCCGCACCACGGAAGATTACGCCAAGGATTGCGCACGGGTTTCGGATGCGCTCACCGCAACTCTTTCGTCGCAAGACATCGACCATTGA
- a CDS encoding glycine betaine ABC transporter substrate-binding protein, with protein MLGKLTKFGLAAVVAGSLSAGAAFAQDSKTVKIGWAPWSDAEFVTKLAAKLIEDNLGQKVELVQTDVAPLYQGVSRGDIDAMMMAWLPETHADYYKRVEDKVENLGPLYEGAKLGWIVPDYIPESEISSIEDLKKPEVREKLKGEIQGIDPGAGLTRLSEEAIKKYGLDYKLNISSEAAMLTTVDRATRSDGWFVATSWSPHWMFGKYKLRYLADPEGALGGAEHIDALARKGFKEDNPKVASLLEKMIIPISELEAAMFEAQETSYEKAVDKYLADHPDRVKEWLAE; from the coding sequence ATGTTAGGCAAACTGACAAAATTCGGTCTCGCAGCGGTGGTCGCAGGCAGCTTGTCTGCTGGAGCAGCCTTCGCGCAGGATAGTAAAACAGTTAAAATCGGTTGGGCTCCCTGGTCTGATGCAGAATTCGTCACCAAACTTGCAGCCAAGCTCATCGAGGATAATCTCGGACAGAAGGTTGAGCTGGTTCAGACTGATGTCGCACCGCTATATCAGGGCGTAAGCCGCGGCGACATTGATGCCATGATGATGGCCTGGTTACCAGAAACCCATGCAGATTATTACAAGCGTGTTGAAGACAAGGTCGAAAATCTCGGCCCACTTTACGAGGGGGCAAAGCTCGGTTGGATTGTTCCGGATTATATTCCAGAAAGTGAAATCAGCTCCATTGAAGATCTCAAGAAGCCAGAAGTTCGCGAAAAGCTGAAAGGCGAAATTCAGGGTATTGATCCGGGCGCAGGTTTGACACGTCTTTCTGAAGAGGCGATCAAGAAATATGGACTGGATTATAAGCTGAATATTTCCAGTGAAGCTGCAATGTTGACGACTGTCGATCGTGCAACGCGCTCCGATGGCTGGTTTGTTGCAACGTCCTGGAGTCCGCACTGGATGTTCGGTAAATATAAGCTTCGTTATCTTGCCGATCCGGAAGGCGCACTGGGCGGCGCCGAGCATATCGATGCACTAGCGCGTAAGGGCTTTAAGGAAGATAACCCAAAAGTTGCATCACTTCTTGAAAAGATGATCATTCCGATCAGTGAACTTGAAGCAGCAATGTTTGAAGCGCAGGAAACATCTTATGAAAAGGCTGTCGATAAGTACCTTGCCGATCATCCTGACCGTGTTAAAGAATGGCTTGCTGAATAA
- a CDS encoding FAD-binding oxidoreductase: MNSAAPQRIYDWAAFRAEIEGIRIYDDPKQVELRSRDYFWYSPILTEDIGHYLGDLVVIPKDQDEVRRVAAAAAKLRIPITVRGGGTGNYGQCVPLEGGVILDMTKIDRVISIEPGKVRVEGGARISRLDDAVRETGQELLMYPSTRRIATIGGFFSGGSGGIGSLRHGMLRDDGNVYSVKVMTVEPEPKIIELTGRDIHKVQHAYGTNGIILELEIGLTKATEWVHTAALFDTYEATLKFCLKALENNLDCYLLTTVDRRFARFYTKFGDLFPSDKDAVFAMIAPEELERFEQLATEFGGKVSFSMTLDELHKAGLQPAYECGWNHTTLQALKAEPGWTYLQVAYPRPFEIDVVTRQIERYGETQYMHHEMARLEGEVQIFALPLVRFEGRDEMYRLIEELEQVDGCDIYDPHAYTIEDGGMKEIDSVQIEFKKQADPYGLLNPGKTRGWTADMVAKD, translated from the coding sequence ATGAATTCTGCCGCGCCACAGCGCATCTATGACTGGGCCGCTTTTCGTGCCGAAATCGAAGGTATCCGCATTTATGACGATCCCAAGCAGGTCGAACTTCGGTCCCGCGATTATTTCTGGTATAGTCCGATCCTGACAGAAGATATCGGCCATTATCTGGGCGATCTCGTCGTCATCCCAAAAGATCAGGATGAAGTGCGCCGGGTGGCAGCCGCTGCCGCGAAGCTACGCATTCCGATCACCGTTCGCGGTGGCGGCACCGGCAATTACGGCCAGTGCGTTCCGCTCGAAGGCGGTGTCATTCTCGACATGACCAAGATAGATCGCGTCATCTCAATCGAACCGGGCAAGGTTCGCGTTGAAGGCGGCGCTCGTATTTCGCGCCTCGACGATGCGGTACGCGAAACTGGTCAGGAACTTTTGATGTATCCTTCGACCCGCCGCATCGCCACTATTGGCGGCTTTTTCTCAGGCGGTTCGGGTGGCATCGGTTCGCTGCGCCACGGCATGTTGCGGGATGATGGTAATGTCTATTCGGTCAAGGTTATGACTGTTGAGCCAGAGCCGAAAATTATCGAACTGACAGGCCGTGACATCCATAAAGTGCAGCACGCCTATGGCACTAACGGCATCATTCTTGAGCTTGAAATAGGTCTCACCAAAGCGACAGAATGGGTACATACTGCAGCATTATTCGATACTTATGAGGCAACGCTAAAATTTTGCCTTAAAGCACTCGAAAACAATCTGGACTGTTATCTGCTGACGACGGTAGACCGCCGCTTCGCGCGCTTTTATACCAAGTTCGGTGATCTTTTCCCATCCGACAAGGATGCGGTTTTCGCGATGATCGCACCAGAAGAACTGGAACGTTTCGAACAGCTGGCGACAGAATTCGGCGGCAAAGTTTCATTCTCGATGACACTGGATGAACTTCACAAAGCAGGGCTTCAGCCTGCTTACGAATGCGGCTGGAACCACACGACGCTTCAGGCGCTGAAAGCAGAGCCCGGCTGGACCTATTTGCAGGTTGCCTATCCACGTCCGTTCGAGATCGATGTGGTTACACGCCAGATCGAACGCTATGGCGAAACGCAATATATGCATCATGAGATGGCGCGTCTGGAAGGCGAAGTGCAGATTTTTGCTCTGCCGCTTGTACGCTTTGAAGGTCGTGATGAGATGTATCGCCTGATCGAAGAGCTGGAACAGGTTGACGGCTGCGATATTTACGATCCTCACGCCTATACCATCGAAGATGGCGGTATGAAAGAAATCGACAGCGTGCAAATTGAATTCAAAAAGCAGGCTGATCCTTATGGATTGCTTAATCCAGGCAAAACCCGCGGCTGGACAGCCGACATGGTAGCTAAAGACTAA
- a CDS encoding RidA family protein — translation MTVLKHLLPADMAAPFAAYSHGVKVREGAELIFCSGQLGIAPDGSVPDDAAAQAELCFENIRRILRDGGMELSDAVRINAYVTDRAYMRPYMDVRDRLFPQPAPASTLMIVSGFTREEFKVEIEVVAAK, via the coding sequence ATGACTGTTTTGAAACATTTGCTTCCAGCCGATATGGCTGCTCCCTTTGCCGCCTATAGCCATGGCGTTAAGGTGAGGGAGGGGGCCGAGCTGATTTTCTGTTCGGGGCAGCTTGGCATTGCGCCAGATGGATCGGTGCCGGACGATGCAGCCGCGCAAGCTGAGCTTTGCTTTGAAAACATCCGCCGCATTCTGCGTGATGGAGGCATGGAGCTTTCCGATGCCGTGCGTATCAACGCCTATGTGACGGATCGCGCTTATATGCGCCCCTATATGGATGTGCGTGACCGGTTGTTTCCGCAACCTGCACCGGCTTCGACGCTGATGATTGTTTCTGGCTTTACACGCGAAGAATTCAAGGTCGAAATCGAGGTTGTGGCAGCAAAATAA
- a CDS encoding creatininase family protein translates to MKRYWADYTSEAFSRLEREKIVAVLPVGAIEQHGPHLPLAVDAAIVDGMVKETIARLPAESHALFLPTQAIGKSNEHSLYPGTLTFSAETLIRMWCEIGACVAASGVRKMALLNSHGGQITVMDIVARELRIKHNLMVFSVNWFGLGMPQGVYSEHDLKHGIHAGDMETSVMLEFHPDLVDMSKAKNFRTLTETLASDYKHLSLGGGAKPAWQIQDINPYGAAGDATLASAQKGRKTIDFAAERLVEVLAEIERAPLSWLDNQPAW, encoded by the coding sequence TTGAAAAGATACTGGGCTGATTACACGAGCGAAGCGTTCTCCCGCCTCGAGCGTGAAAAGATCGTGGCAGTTCTGCCCGTTGGTGCAATTGAACAGCACGGGCCTCATCTGCCGCTGGCCGTGGATGCGGCGATTGTGGATGGCATGGTGAAAGAAACCATCGCCCGCCTGCCCGCTGAAAGCCACGCGCTTTTTCTGCCAACGCAGGCTATCGGCAAGAGCAATGAGCACAGCCTTTATCCCGGAACGCTGACATTCTCTGCAGAGACACTCATTCGCATGTGGTGTGAAATTGGTGCCTGCGTCGCTGCAAGCGGCGTTCGTAAAATGGCGCTGTTAAACAGCCATGGCGGCCAGATCACGGTGATGGACATTGTGGCGCGCGAATTGCGCATCAAGCACAATCTCATGGTGTTCAGCGTCAACTGGTTTGGCCTCGGAATGCCTCAAGGCGTTTACAGCGAGCATGATCTCAAGCACGGCATTCATGCCGGTGACATGGAAACATCTGTCATGCTTGAATTCCACCCGGATCTGGTGGACATGTCGAAAGCGAAGAATTTCCGCACATTGACCGAAACGCTTGCTTCTGATTACAAGCATCTGTCGCTCGGCGGTGGCGCGAAGCCCGCTTGGCAGATACAGGACATCAATCCTTACGGTGCCGCTGGCGATGCTACGCTCGCGTCTGCCCAAAAAGGCCGCAAGACCATCGACTTTGCTGCCGAGCGGCTGGTCGAGGTGTTGGCCGAGATCGAACGAGCGCCGCTCTCGTGGCTCGATAACCAACCTGCCTGGTAA
- a CDS encoding ABC transporter permease, with amino-acid sequence MQDQTPVLNSEQHRLARRDRNLRIIMPTLAIIIALGIWEGLVRYYNVPHYLIPAPSLIGETLIKDGPSLMTSMWFTVKLTLISLLCAIVGGVLLGMIFALSRPIEMAFFPFAVILQVTPVIAIAPLILIYVRDTFSALLICAWIVAFFPILSNTVIGLRSADHNLRDLFKLYRASPWQRLRYLLAPSALPYFMAALKIAGGLSLIGAVVAEFVAGSAGQSTGLASRILESSFRNEIPRMFAALFLVSLLGIVIFLITSWLSRLVLGRWHESEIRRER; translated from the coding sequence ATGCAAGACCAAACGCCTGTTCTGAATTCCGAACAACATCGCCTCGCCCGCAGAGACCGCAACCTGCGGATCATCATGCCAACGCTTGCGATCATCATCGCACTTGGTATCTGGGAAGGTCTGGTGCGCTATTATAACGTGCCGCATTACCTGATCCCGGCCCCGTCGCTCATCGGCGAAACGCTGATTAAAGACGGGCCATCGCTGATGACTTCGATGTGGTTCACGGTCAAGCTCACACTGATTTCGCTGCTCTGCGCGATTGTCGGCGGCGTGCTGCTGGGAATGATCTTCGCACTGTCGCGACCAATCGAAATGGCTTTCTTTCCATTTGCCGTCATTCTTCAGGTAACACCGGTGATTGCCATTGCACCGCTGATCCTGATCTATGTGCGCGATACATTTTCAGCCCTGTTGATCTGTGCATGGATCGTGGCCTTCTTCCCGATCCTGTCAAACACGGTCATCGGCCTGCGTAGTGCCGATCATAATCTGCGCGATCTCTTCAAGCTCTACCGTGCCTCACCATGGCAGCGTCTGCGCTATCTGCTTGCTCCAAGCGCCCTGCCGTATTTTATGGCGGCGCTCAAGATCGCCGGTGGCCTTTCGCTTATCGGTGCTGTGGTGGCCGAATTTGTTGCAGGCAGCGCCGGACAAAGCACGGGCCTCGCGTCACGCATTCTGGAATCGAGCTTCCGCAATGAAATTCCGCGCATGTTTGCTGCACTTTTCCTCGTCTCACTACTTGGTATTGTGATTTTCCTGATAACAAGTTGGCTGTCGCGCCTTGTGCTGGGACGCTGGCATGAAAGCGAGATTCGACGTGAACGTTAA
- a CDS encoding proline/glycine betaine ABC transporter permease: MDLNFSIGGGADVVVNYILDHFTPALDVIAATIGFVTDGIQNALLAIPPYGGVAILTLLALWRVGWKFAIFSVLALALIIHMGLWSGTMESLSLVLASTIIAVVIGIPLGISMARSDAVASLVRPVLDLMQTMPAFVYLIPAAMFFGLGAVPGTIATVIFAMPPVVRLTNLGIRQVHSEFVEAGLAFGCTSRQLLFKVQLPNALPSIMAGMNQTIMLSLSMVVIASMIGAGGLGNTVLTGIQRLDVGKGFEGGLAVVILAVILDRITQSFGKGNSGGLLGYFKKLSFTKKTVDEPSSSAFSKQEA; encoded by the coding sequence ATGGATTTGAATTTTAGTATCGGAGGCGGGGCGGATGTGGTGGTTAACTACATCCTTGATCATTTCACGCCAGCGCTTGATGTTATAGCAGCCACAATTGGCTTTGTGACTGATGGTATTCAGAATGCTCTTCTCGCAATTCCGCCTTATGGCGGCGTTGCAATTCTCACGCTTTTGGCCCTTTGGCGTGTTGGTTGGAAGTTTGCGATTTTTTCGGTTCTCGCGCTTGCGCTCATTATCCACATGGGCCTGTGGAGCGGCACGATGGAAAGCTTGTCGCTTGTGCTTGCTTCTACGATCATCGCGGTAGTCATCGGCATTCCACTCGGCATTTCGATGGCGCGCAGCGATGCGGTGGCATCTCTTGTTCGTCCGGTTCTGGATCTGATGCAGACGATGCCCGCTTTCGTCTATCTTATCCCTGCAGCAATGTTTTTTGGTCTTGGTGCGGTGCCAGGGACGATCGCCACAGTGATTTTTGCAATGCCGCCTGTGGTACGCTTGACAAACCTCGGTATTCGTCAAGTGCACTCCGAGTTTGTTGAAGCTGGCCTTGCATTCGGTTGTACATCGCGGCAGCTGCTCTTCAAAGTGCAACTTCCAAATGCCCTGCCATCCATCATGGCGGGTATGAACCAGACCATCATGCTGTCTCTTTCGATGGTCGTTATCGCATCGATGATTGGTGCGGGCGGTCTCGGCAACACGGTATTGACCGGTATTCAGCGCCTAGATGTTGGAAAAGGGTTTGAAGGTGGGCTCGCGGTCGTCATTCTCGCTGTTATCCTCGACCGTATTACGCAGAGCTTTGGCAAGGGAAACTCAGGGGGCTTACTGGGCTATTTCAAAAAGCTGTCATTTACAAAAAAGACAGTAGATGAGCCGTCGTCATCGGCATTCAGCAAGCAGGAAGCATAA
- a CDS encoding FAD-dependent oxidoreductase: MDNRCIIIGAGHAGSQAAISLRQEDYAGEIVLINDEQEIPYHKPPLSKSYLKAPESGILVLRPENAYRDNNIEMLFGRSVEQVSLADKTVTLDDGEVLGWSELVFATGARARIPDMPGVGLDGVVTLRRLGDARRIADIMPRVENVVIIGGGFIGLEMAHSAVALGKRTVLIEAATRVLGRSVATHVSAHVEARSRAADITLLTGVGVEAIEGKDGRVTGVKAANGTLFPADMVVLGTGAVPNVELATDTGLVVDNGIVVDEHMRASSEHVYAIGDCVSYDHFHAGRRVRLESVQNATDQAKHVARSIVGRATPFRDVAWFWSDQGDMKLQTAGLSFDADRHILSGSLEDNAFSVFHFAGEKLVAVDSVNRPADHMMARRLLAAGINPTEDDIAAGAARLKQLLASMPKA; this comes from the coding sequence ATGGACAACAGATGCATTATTATTGGCGCGGGCCATGCAGGTTCGCAGGCTGCAATCAGTCTGAGACAGGAAGACTATGCGGGAGAAATCGTCCTGATCAATGATGAACAGGAAATTCCCTATCACAAGCCGCCGCTTTCCAAGTCTTATCTGAAAGCACCTGAAAGCGGGATTTTGGTGCTGCGTCCGGAGAACGCTTATCGCGATAATAATATTGAAATGCTTTTTGGGCGTAGCGTTGAACAGGTGTCTTTAGCTGACAAGACTGTCACGCTTGATGACGGCGAGGTGCTTGGGTGGTCGGAGCTGGTTTTTGCGACCGGTGCGCGCGCCCGCATTCCCGATATGCCGGGCGTTGGTCTTGATGGCGTTGTCACACTACGCCGGTTGGGTGATGCGCGCCGCATTGCCGATATTATGCCGCGTGTTGAAAATGTGGTGATTATCGGTGGCGGCTTTATCGGCCTTGAAATGGCGCATAGTGCTGTCGCTCTTGGAAAAAGGACCGTTCTGATTGAAGCAGCCACTCGCGTGCTGGGTCGTTCGGTTGCCACACATGTTTCAGCACATGTCGAAGCGCGCAGCCGTGCTGCGGATATCACGCTTCTGACGGGGGTGGGTGTTGAAGCCATTGAAGGCAAAGACGGGCGCGTGACAGGTGTGAAAGCGGCGAATGGCACGCTTTTTCCGGCTGATATGGTGGTGCTGGGGACGGGCGCTGTCCCAAATGTCGAGCTTGCGACCGACACCGGACTTGTTGTCGATAATGGTATCGTGGTGGACGAGCATATGCGTGCGTCGAGTGAGCATGTTTATGCGATTGGCGATTGCGTAAGCTACGATCATTTCCATGCGGGTCGCCGCGTGCGACTGGAATCAGTGCAGAATGCCACTGATCAGGCCAAGCATGTTGCGCGCTCGATTGTCGGTCGCGCTACACCATTTCGTGATGTGGCGTGGTTTTGGTCGGATCAGGGCGACATGAAGTTACAGACGGCTGGGCTGTCGTTCGATGCCGACCGTCATATTCTGTCAGGCAGTCTCGAGGATAATGCTTTTTCGGTGTTTCATTTTGCAGGTGAGAAGCTCGTTGCGGTTGATTCCGTCAATCGTCCAGCGGATCACATGATGGCGCGTCGATTGCTGGCGGCTGGTATCAATCCCACGGAAGACGACATTGCAGCAGGCGCTGCGCGGCTCAAACAATTGCTGGCGTCGATGCCAAAAGCCTAA
- a CDS encoding amidohydrolase family protein, whose translation MKARFDVNVKSEETDMLKGVAIAGLNGQYDICIEGDRIASLTPSQATGRGFITPLFADLHVHLDKTFTIGRIADRGSAKVECLFDAINLMNIDRESWNADDIRARATRGLEAAYAHGVGAIRTHVDWTSPDVPTAWPVLNEMRKEWKDRINLELAALIHGDIVLDAGAAIAERVAKDGGVLGAFFYRNPDLEAKIEEMFRLAVRHDLKLDFHVDEGLELEADGFSVIVAATKRHNMAGRVLCGHACSLSLRSSEELNRILDAAADAGTALVSLPTSNLYLQDRLGGKSPRLRGVAPLKEARRAGMDAMLGSDNVRDAFYPYGDYDPLSVLRLAAPVCHLDPDEWLDSITTLPARFIGSDRVKELSAGGAANFIWHDAKDINDLISRPQARRVVWRDGKQS comes from the coding sequence ATGAAAGCGAGATTCGACGTGAACGTTAAAAGCGAGGAAACTGATATGCTTAAAGGCGTCGCAATTGCTGGCCTGAATGGTCAATACGACATCTGCATCGAAGGTGATCGCATTGCATCGCTAACGCCTTCGCAAGCGACAGGCCGCGGCTTTATCACACCACTCTTCGCTGATTTGCATGTGCATCTCGACAAGACATTCACCATTGGCCGCATTGCCGATCGCGGCAGCGCCAAGGTCGAATGTCTGTTCGATGCCATTAATCTCATGAATATCGACCGCGAGAGCTGGAATGCCGACGATATTCGCGCGCGCGCCACGCGCGGCCTTGAGGCAGCATATGCGCATGGCGTTGGCGCCATCCGAACCCATGTTGACTGGACATCACCAGACGTGCCGACCGCATGGCCAGTGCTGAACGAAATGCGCAAGGAATGGAAAGACCGCATCAATCTTGAACTCGCCGCGCTTATCCATGGCGATATCGTGCTTGATGCCGGTGCTGCGATTGCTGAGCGCGTGGCAAAAGATGGCGGTGTGCTTGGCGCTTTCTTCTATCGTAATCCTGATCTTGAAGCCAAAATCGAAGAAATGTTTCGTCTTGCCGTCCGGCATGATCTCAAGCTGGACTTTCACGTCGATGAGGGACTCGAACTGGAAGCGGATGGCTTCTCGGTGATTGTCGCTGCAACCAAGCGTCACAACATGGCAGGCCGGGTGCTCTGCGGTCACGCCTGTTCGCTTTCGCTGCGGTCGTCCGAAGAATTAAACCGAATTCTCGATGCCGCAGCGGATGCGGGAACCGCGCTTGTGTCGCTGCCGACATCCAATCTCTATCTGCAAGACAGGCTTGGTGGAAAATCACCACGTCTTCGTGGTGTCGCACCGCTTAAAGAAGCGCGTCGGGCGGGCATGGACGCCATGCTTGGCTCCGACAATGTGCGCGACGCCTTCTACCCTTATGGCGACTACGATCCGCTTTCGGTTCTGCGCCTCGCAGCCCCGGTTTGCCACCTTGATCCGGATGAATGGCTCGACAGTATCACCACCCTGCCCGCCCGTTTCATTGGAAGCGACCGCGTAAAGGAACTGTCGGCAGGTGGGGCTGCGAATTTTATCTGGCATGATGCCAAAGACATCAACGATCTCATCAGCCGTCCTCAGGCACGTCGCGTCGTCTGGCGCGATGGCAAACAAAGTTAA